Part of the Sulfurimonas denitrificans DSM 1251 genome is shown below.
AAGAGGTTTGATATGAAGAGAGTACTATTTTTAATTTTATGTTTTAGTTTAGCAGAGGCGACAGATATCTCATCAAGAGAGTACAACTCCATAGACGAACAATTGGCATATAACGCTATAAAAAAAATCTTTGTCTCCGCTGAGAGCCAAACTATAGTCGATACAAACTGGAGCACTCTACATGTAAGTAAACGATCTACCTCTGGCTTTATAGATATCACTACATCGATTGAGAATATTTTGCTCAAAACAAAATACTTAAGCGATAGTGATTCTCAAAAGATGAGTTTAGAGATTTTTACAACAGTTAATGAAGAGAACTCTTATGTATCATCAGATAGTTTTTTACACACACTAATGTGGAACAGAATTGAGTATGCACTTGGTTTTGATGATAATTGGATTGAATGTATCTACTCACCTAGAGGCATATTTTATATAAATCATCCATTATGCTCAGTGAATAAAGAGATATTTGAGCTTGAGAGATGAAAAAAGCACTACCTTTTTTAACGCTCTTTTTTTTTGCATTCACACAACTATTTGCAGATATAAACTCAACCAAGACATTTGATAAATACCTAAGAGAAGCAAAGGATGGAAACTCTTCTGCCATGTTTAATGTAGGTCTTAGCTACTTTAACGGAGTTGGTGTCGAAAAGAACCATAATAAGGCTTTTGAGTGGTATAACAGAGCTTCAGATAAAGGAAATTTAGAGGCACTAAACAACCTTGGTACAATGTATGACAATGGAGATGCAACTCTTCAAAACAGCTCTTTGGCACAAAAATATTATGAGATGGCAGCTAATGCTGGACTTGCTACTGCACAGCTAAATTTAGGTCTATTTTTTGAGAAAAACCCAACTAGTGAAAATATGAAAAAAGCAGCCTCTTGGTATGAAAAAGCAGCGCTACAAGGAAATAGTATCGCACAAAACAATCTTGCTAAATTATATTACTTTGGCAATGGTATCGGTTACAACTTGGAGAGAGCTTTTTACTGGTTTCAAGAAGCAGCATGGCAAGATGACCCAATAGCACAGTACAATCTCTCCATGATGTACTATAAAGCAGAACACACGCCTTATGACGCTTCTAAAACACTATTTTGGCTTGAGCGATCAGCTAAAAATGGAAGCCAACATGCACAGACAAAGCTGGGTGATTTCTATACAGAGGGGTTGATTGTAAAAAAAAATTTAGAAATTGCTTTTGAGTGGTACATGAGAGCAGCTCTTAAAAATTATCAAAAAGCGCTCTATCAAGTTGGGGTATTTTACTTTTATGGACATGGAGTAAATAAAAATTCCATAAAAGCAAAAGAGTGGCTGGAAAAAGCCTCAGAATCAGGCTATGAAGATGCCACTTTATTTATGCAGAGGAACAAGCTTAGATAAAAACTACTGCTTCTCTTTAATATCTGCAATAATTTGCTCTAACTCAGCTGGTTTTAGTGAGAGAGATGTTGCATACTCTATTGCACTCTTGATTGACTCTTCTTTAAATGGATGGACGATATTACAAACTCTGTTTACTGTGTGAACAATTTGTGATACAAGCAGACTTTTATTTTCAGGATGTGATGGTTCATCAACATATCTAATATCATTTACCAACGCTTCAGACAATCCCCATTTCTCAAATATTGCAGCAGTAATCATAGATGTGGACGCACCTATGTATCTCTTCTCAACACTAGCGATATCTACAGCATCTTTTACATCAGCATAAAACTCATCACTTAGCCCTTTTTCTTTAATGATTCTAGCGATAATAAACTTACCAGTCTCTAATAAAAATGTAGGTAAAAGCAATCTGTCTCTTAGCTCAATATCTATCTCACTAGCCCATTTTGAAGCCATTATAATAGCTTGAGATGCAGTTTCCAAAAACTTATTTGAATCAGCTCCATAAGGCTCTAGTGAAGTCTCTATAAGATTTTTAATAGCACTACCAAGAGCTAATGATATAGTAAAGTTTACACCCAAGAGGCTAACCGCCATCTGAGGTGTCTCTATCTTTTTTTTAAAGCCAAACATGGCAGAGTTGGAAACTTTTAGAAGTGTTGAGAGAATAAGAGGGTCTTTACCAAGGATTTTTGCCAAATCAGCTGGGTTTTTGTCCTCTTTGTTTTTAAACTCCTCTATATGTATAACCGTTTGTGGAAGAGGAGGAAGTGAGTCTATCTGAGCCAATATATCGTTATTCATTTTTTCCCTATTTTATCTTTTTAAACTACATGTAGCGCAAAACTATTATCATCCACTGACGTAACAGCATATTCATTATTTAGAACAAAGTTTGTCACATTAACAAGCTACACATTTGTTGCTGTTATTATACTTGATTGTGTATTATTGTTAGCTAAATTAATTAACACAACTCAGTTAAACTACATGCATAGCAAAACTTGTATTATCATCCAATGTGATAGTGTAGCTTTGTCCTATTGTAAAGTTTGTCATATCATCACCTTTGGTATTGTCAATAGTGACTTTAGTACCTTGTGTATTATTTGCTATATCAAGTGTGAGTTCACTTGAACTGCCAATCCATTGTTTCATAGCTCTTGCATCTATATTTATACTATTTGTACTAGAAATTGTGTCAAGTTCTAATCTTTCAATATTATTAAATATATCTGCATCATTAAATGTCAAAGCTGCATTGGTTTGAGTTGTTCTAACATCAACCATATCACTGCCGCTTCCCCCATCAATATTTAGTTTTCCAGCTAAAAGTGCTTCATAATTTGCATAAAAAGTATCATTTCCGCTTCCACCAATAAGGTTTACATCACCATCTACAGCACTAAAATCTTTGTTGTGAGCATAAAAAGTTCTTCCATTATCGTTATAAGCCTTAATGTTTAAATTTGAATCTGTACCTATTTGAAACGTCTCAAATGTGTTGTAGTAGTTGTCTAGCATATTTATGGTTTGATTTACACCCATTATCAGGGTGTCTGTTCCACTACTAGCATCTAAGTAGAAGTTCATATTTGCACTTAGTGTAGAACCTGTAAAATTATATGTATCATTTCCGTTGTATCCAGAAACATATAAGCTACCACTAAAATCACTGAAGTCAATGTTAGTAAAATTAAAATTATCATCAGTAACTGTATTTGTTGAATACATGTAGATTCTACTATTATCTCCACCGACTACTTTTGTAAAGCTATTCAAACTCCATTGAGATAGATTAAAGTAAGAGTTATAACTTCCAAGTTCCAATATCTCAAAATTACTAATAGTTTGATTTCTAAAATCAACATTTTGCGCAAGTTTAAGAGTATCGCTACCCCCTCCTCCATCTAAAATTTCAGTTGCTTGATTTCTAGCTATGATAGTATCAGCTCCAGCTCCACCATAAAGCTTATCTACTCCACTCCAGCCATCTAGCGTCATACCACTATCGTTCGCAGTTATAGTATCATTTCCTCTTGAGCCGACAACTGACTCAAAATTTTTGATTAAGTCATTATATATTCCAGCTGTTCCAGTGGCTGATAGAAACTCTACTGTTGCATAACCACCTACAACATTTCCTAAATTAAGCGTTATCGCATCAGAAGTTGTGCTATAGTCGATTGTATCAAATCCATCTCCACCATCTATTTTGTCATTATTTGTTTGACCTGTGGTATATCTGCCATAACCATAAACAGTGTCATCTCCATCCCCTGCGTCTATGGTGTCATCATCTTGATCACCATATATTATGTCTTTACCAGCTCCACCGTAAATCTTATCTTTACCAGAACCACCTCTAATGGTATCATCTCCGCCATAACCATAAATATCATCATCTCCGCCATAACCATTAATGATATTAGCAAGTTCATTTCCATGTATCTCATCATTAGTACCATTGCCCAAACCGATACCGCTAAATCCTTCTGCAATTTCGAGTCCATCAATAGAATTGTACCCATCAATCCAACTGCCATCACCAGCTACAAGTTTATGCTGAACTTTACCATCTGAGTTAAGCCTAATAGCTTGAAACGCTTTATCTTTTACTCCATCATCATATAACTCTAGATAGTTATCTCCAGTATCTCCATAACTCTTATCAACTCCACGTCCAGGTCTGATGTAATCATCTCCGCTTCCACCATGAAGTATGTCATTTCCGCCTCTTCCATAAAGTATATCATTTCCACCCCATCCCCAAAACTCTTCATCAGCACTGTTTGAACCATATATTTTATCTATACCATCAGTTGCACTAATTTTTTCTATATCTTTTATCAAATCTATCAAGTTGTCAGTAGCTGTCTCTTTTACCATAACAAAATCACTACTATTTAAATCAACTGTAATACCTTGAAATGTCTCCATAAAACTAGGCTTAGTAGTATTGAAATCATAATCTGAAGGTTTATATGTTATCCAGTCGCTTCCAGCTCCACCATCTATGAAGTCATAACCTCCACCAGCAAAGATGCGGTCATCTCCAGCGCCACCTTTGATAAAGTTTGTATTTGCATTCCCATAAATAGTATCATCATATGAAGAACCTGTAATATTTTCTACATTAAGAATCCTGTCTTTTTCGTTAACAAGGTCACTATTGAGATGCGCATAATCATACTCTTCACCATTTGGTCTATCAAGTCTTACTCTCACACCCTCAATCATATTTACATAACTTACAGTGTCAGTGTCAGCTCCTCCATCTATATAATCTTTGCCGCTTCCAGAGATAAGAGTATCGCCTCCATCTCCGCCATAGAGTTTATTGTTTCCACCTCTGCCATCTATAGTATCACTTCCGCCAAGTCCACTAAGAGTATTATCTTTAGTTAAATTTCCATAAATAGTATCGTTGTATTTACTTCCCGTAATATTTTCAATATCTTTATAAATATCATATCCAGTTGCTTGAATGCTATCTAGTCCACTCTCCTGCTTTGATGATGAAAAAGAGCCAAGGGTTCCACTCCAAGTACCATTTGCCACAGCGTTACCAGCAGTTGCACCAGCGCTTAAAGAAGCAAAGCCTGCCGCAACACTAGCCGCACTAATGGCTCCCGTTGCGCTTAGTGTTAATCCTCCAACACTAAGTGATTGTCCAGCTATCAAATCTTTAAAAACAATAGTTGCTTTTTCACTCTGTTTTGTGTCAATATCGCTACTTCCTTGAGTGATAGCAACATCAATAGCTGGAGTGTCAATACCACTAACACCAGCTGATGCGGTAACTATGTCATCAACAGCTGTTGTCGCAGTTTGGCTTGTAAAAGTCACAACAGCACCAGTGGCTCCGCCTGAAGTCCATGCTGTAGTTTTTGCACCACTCCATGTACCGTTAGTTACAGCAGAACCAGCTGTTGCAGCACTATTATCAAGAGAGGAAAAACCAGCAGCAACATCAGCTGCAGAAATCGCTCCAGTAGCAGTTAGTTTTAGTCCATCTACAGTTACAGACTGTCCAGCGATTAAATCTTGAAATGTAATCTCATGACTCTCTGTTGTAGTTGCATCAACTCCTTGAATAGATACTACACCAAGTGCTGTAGGTGCTGCAACTGTTTCTACTCCTGAGGCTACAACAGTAATATCATCAACTTGCGCATTTGACGTTATGCTTGTAAAAGTTATTGTTTTACCTATAGAGGTACCAATTGCATAGCCATCAGCATCATAAGTAAATCTCCCATCTCTGTTGGCAAATTTTGAAATTGCATTTATTTTATCATCTGCATCTATATCACCATCACCATCAACATCAATATTTAAACCATCTACATGTACGCCATCTAAGTCAACATACACACCTTTGTAAGAGACTAACATATCTACATTTAGCGGATTGGATGTGCTTGGATCACTGTCTTCATCATACGAGCCACCTAATTTTTGACTCTCTTGTGCAGTGATAGCCCCCTCATTGCTAAGAAGCTCAATTTCACTAATCCCAAAACTATTTACATTTTCATAACTGACGGTATCTTTACCATCATATTTTTTAGTCTCGGCACTACCATTATCATTATCGCCATATATACGATTTGTTCCGCTTCCACCATAAAGAGTATCATCGCCTGCACTAAGGTAGTAAGTATCATCTCCTGCAGCGTCATAAACAACATCTTTTACTATTCCGCCATATATGATGTTATCTCCGCTACCATCTTTTATAATGTTGTAGTTTGGTTCTTTTGATAAGATAAATCCCTCATCTTTGCCACCTGCGAAATCAGCTTTTTTATATGTATAATCATCAGCAGAAGTTATATCTTTTAGTGCAAAAGTGTACTCATTCGTGAAAGACTGCTCACTCTCTGTTACACTATCAGCAAAAGCTGCATCTACTTTGTAGTTAGCAGTTATGGAGACATTAAATGGAGCTGATATATTGTTTGGATATTTTATAGTAAATTCTGCACTTTTAAAGTTAGTCAAAAAATCTACGCTATCATATGCAATAACTTCACCTAGTGCATTTTTAAAAATCATATTCTCTTTTGAAATATTAGAACCAGATATTTCATTGGAATCTTTATCTAAAATCTTAACCCCAGAAGGAAGACCACTGATAGAGAAGCTATCAACATAAAAACCCTCAGGCATATTAGGCTCAAAACGTAAAACTCTTGATAAATAAACATCTGTAGAAGGTTCTGAATGAACGACATCTACTGGTGTTGAGCCTAATGAAGAGGTTACAAAAGTAGTTATATTATTATTTGCTGCTGTACTTGTAAAAGTGACTTTATCTCCAGCTGCAGCAGCAGAACTCCATCCAGCGGATAATGTTCCGCTCCATGCACCGTTAGTTACTGTATTTAAAATTCCATCTGAACTTGCTGCTAAACTTGCAAATCCTGTGGCAACAGCCGCTGCACTAATAGCCCCACTAGCAGTTAGAGTAAGTCCATCTATAGTGACTGATTCTCCATTTGCTAGGTCTTTAAAAGTTAAAACATTTACTCCTGTTTTAGCTGAAGGAGCATTACTAAAGTAGTCGCTATTTTCAGCTCTTATAACCATATTTTCAGTTCTATTGCTTATGTCTATGGTCTCTGGTTTGTACTGATCACTAACAGAGTCAAACTTATATCCAGCCACGCTTCCGCCACCACCTAATATTTCAGGTGTGTTATCTGCATTTAAGACTTCACTAAACCTTACTTGATGCGCAGTTGCTTTAAACCCAAAACTTGGGATTCCTTCTCCAGGTCCAACGCCATCTCCGTTGCCATCGCCATAACCAGTATAATTATTTTCTGGAAAATAGTCAGTGAAATCATTTTTTGGCATAGTTTCATAATCTGGCTTTGGAATCATCTCCACATCTGGCTTTGGAATCATCTCCACATCTGGCTTTGGAATCATCTCCTCTTTAGGTTTATAGGCATCAAAATCATTTGGTTTTGCGTAGCTTGCATACGGTTTTGTGTAGGAATTTGGTACAGTGTTGCTTTTTGCTATAGCTTCGGAATCGCTTCTATAATCTTTTCTAACCTCTTGTTGAGTTTGAGTAAAATCTTCTTTTTTATTGTAGGAATCTGGTAAAACTTGAGATTGTGGGACTATGATGATTGGAGCTGGAGATGCCATGTCTGGCTTATTGTGCATCAATCCTTTATCTTCATCAGTATCG
Proteins encoded:
- a CDS encoding tetratricopeptide repeat protein yields the protein MKKALPFLTLFFFAFTQLFADINSTKTFDKYLREAKDGNSSAMFNVGLSYFNGVGVEKNHNKAFEWYNRASDKGNLEALNNLGTMYDNGDATLQNSSLAQKYYEMAANAGLATAQLNLGLFFEKNPTSENMKKAASWYEKAALQGNSIAQNNLAKLYYFGNGIGYNLERAFYWFQEAAWQDDPIAQYNLSMMYYKAEHTPYDASKTLFWLERSAKNGSQHAQTKLGDFYTEGLIVKKNLEIAFEWYMRAALKNYQKALYQVGVFYFYGHGVNKNSIKAKEWLEKASESGYEDATLFMQRNKLR
- a CDS encoding HDOD domain-containing protein, with the translated sequence MNNDILAQIDSLPPLPQTVIHIEEFKNKEDKNPADLAKILGKDPLILSTLLKVSNSAMFGFKKKIETPQMAVSLLGVNFTISLALGSAIKNLIETSLEPYGADSNKFLETASQAIIMASKWASEIDIELRDRLLLPTFLLETGKFIIARIIKEKGLSDEFYADVKDAVDIASVEKRYIGASTSMITAAIFEKWGLSEALVNDIRYVDEPSHPENKSLLVSQIVHTVNRVCNIVHPFKEESIKSAIEYATSLSLKPAELEQIIADIKEKQ
- a CDS encoding hemolysin-type calcium-binding region gives rise to the protein MALEVNSKSIEYKDNKVIIKSMPKDGENLSVFIRPGDEVVFDIDGVTSDELDYALVGGDIVVEFPGLGALTFPSMGLMSFSSNPPQFNFSGKLFSVENLLSKIQEINELPITSVDASFKVRVSDTDEDKGLMHNKPDMASPAPIIIVPQSQVLPDSYNKKEDFTQTQQEVRKDYRSDSEAIAKSNTVPNSYTKPYASYAKPNDFDAYKPKEEMIPKPDVEMIPKPDVEMIPKPDYETMPKNDFTDYFPENNYTGYGDGNGDGVGPGEGIPSFGFKATAHQVRFSEVLNADNTPEILGGGGSVAGYKFDSVSDQYKPETIDISNRTENMVIRAENSDYFSNAPSAKTGVNVLTFKDLANGESVTIDGLTLTASGAISAAAVATGFASLAASSDGILNTVTNGAWSGTLSAGWSSAAAAGDKVTFTSTAANNNITTFVTSSLGSTPVDVVHSEPSTDVYLSRVLRFEPNMPEGFYVDSFSISGLPSGVKILDKDSNEISGSNISKENMIFKNALGEVIAYDSVDFLTNFKSAEFTIKYPNNISAPFNVSITANYKVDAAFADSVTESEQSFTNEYTFALKDITSADDYTYKKADFAGGKDEGFILSKEPNYNIIKDGSGDNIIYGGIVKDVVYDAAGDDTYYLSAGDDTLYGGSGTNRIYGDNDNGSAETKKYDGKDTVSYENVNSFGISEIELLSNEGAITAQESQKLGGSYDEDSDPSTSNPLNVDMLVSYKGVYVDLDGVHVDGLNIDVDGDGDIDADDKINAISKFANRDGRFTYDADGYAIGTSIGKTITFTSITSNAQVDDITVVASGVETVAAPTALGVVSIQGVDATTTESHEITFQDLIAGQSVTVDGLKLTATGAISAADVAAGFSSLDNSAATAGSAVTNGTWSGAKTTAWTSGGATGAVVTFTSQTATTAVDDIVTASAGVSGIDTPAIDVAITQGSSDIDTKQSEKATIVFKDLIAGQSLSVGGLTLSATGAISAASVAAGFASLSAGATAGNAVANGTWSGTLGSFSSSKQESGLDSIQATGYDIYKDIENITGSKYNDTIYGNLTKDNTLSGLGGSDTIDGRGGNNKLYGGDGGDTLISGSGKDYIDGGADTDTVSYVNMIEGVRVRLDRPNGEEYDYAHLNSDLVNEKDRILNVENITGSSYDDTIYGNANTNFIKGGAGDDRIFAGGGYDFIDGGAGSDWITYKPSDYDFNTTKPSFMETFQGITVDLNSSDFVMVKETATDNLIDLIKDIEKISATDGIDKIYGSNSADEEFWGWGGNDILYGRGGNDILHGGSGDDYIRPGRGVDKSYGDTGDNYLELYDDGVKDKAFQAIRLNSDGKVQHKLVAGDGSWIDGYNSIDGLEIAEGFSGIGLGNGTNDEIHGNELANIINGYGGDDDIYGYGGDDTIRGGSGKDKIYGGAGKDIIYGDQDDDTIDAGDGDDTVYGYGRYTTGQTNNDKIDGGDGFDTIDYSTTSDAITLNLGNVVGGYATVEFLSATGTAGIYNDLIKNFESVVGSRGNDTITANDSGMTLDGWSGVDKLYGGAGADTIIARNQATEILDGGGGSDTLKLAQNVDFRNQTISNFEILELGSYNSYFNLSQWSLNSFTKVVGGDNSRIYMYSTNTVTDDNFNFTNIDFSDFSGSLYVSGYNGNDTYNFTGSTLSANMNFYLDASSGTDTLIMGVNQTINMLDNYYNTFETFQIGTDSNLNIKAYNDNGRTFYAHNKDFSAVDGDVNLIGGSGNDTFYANYEALLAGKLNIDGGSGSDMVDVRTTQTNAALTFNDADIFNNIERLELDTISSTNSINIDARAMKQWIGSSSELTLDIANNTQGTKVTIDNTKGDDMTNFTIGQSYTITLDDNTSFAMHVV